A single region of the Fibrobacter sp. genome encodes:
- the greA gene encoding transcription elongation factor GreA: MKHLISKEGFEKFKAEWEQLKYVERPAMINQVQAAAAEGDRSENAAYTYGRMRVREIDRRLRELDRILDGAKIVENAAPEDGSIKFGATVKMKDIKTKRERVYSIVGEKEINPLEGKISMKSPVGEALMGKKQGEQVQVQAPRGTITYEILEINY, encoded by the coding sequence ATGAAGCATTTGATTTCGAAAGAAGGTTTTGAAAAGTTCAAGGCGGAATGGGAACAGCTCAAGTATGTGGAGCGTCCCGCCATGATCAACCAGGTTCAGGCTGCTGCTGCCGAAGGCGACCGTAGCGAAAATGCCGCCTACACCTATGGCCGCATGCGAGTTCGCGAAATCGACCGCCGCCTCCGTGAACTGGACCGCATTTTGGACGGAGCAAAAATTGTGGAAAATGCCGCCCCGGAAGATGGTTCCATCAAGTTTGGTGCCACCGTCAAGATGAAGGACATCAAGACCAAGCGCGAACGCGTCTACAGCATCGTCGGCGAAAAGGAAATCAACCCACTGGAAGGCAAGATCAGCATGAAGTCCCCCGTTGGCGAAGCCTTGATGGGCAAGAAGCAGGGCGAACAAGTGCAGGTACAGGCGCCCCGCGGAACAATCACGTACGAGATTCTTGAGATTAATTATTAA
- a CDS encoding phage GP46 family protein, which yields MSDLLLERRKDGFFDLCFENGDLLMGESLKNAVLLSIGSMARKVSGFSGKLQDDGWWGEPTFEGDKWGSLVHTLFQKRGDANAVLLARQYVKNSLQWLIDDGVASDVNVDVHCDAESLDIDVSVLKGEEVKDYRFNMLWNEVL from the coding sequence ATGAGCGACTTGCTGCTGGAACGAAGAAAAGACGGCTTTTTTGACCTGTGCTTTGAAAATGGTGACTTACTGATGGGTGAGTCTCTCAAGAATGCTGTGCTTCTGTCTATCGGTTCCATGGCCCGCAAAGTCTCTGGTTTCTCCGGAAAACTTCAGGATGATGGATGGTGGGGTGAACCGACTTTTGAGGGTGATAAATGGGGCTCTCTAGTTCATACTCTTTTTCAAAAGCGTGGTGATGCGAATGCGGTCTTGCTTGCCCGTCAGTATGTCAAAAATTCGCTACAGTGGCTGATTGATGACGGTGTGGCTTCTGATGTCAATGTTGATGTTCATTGTGATGCCGAATCTCTCGATATAGATGTTTCCGTGCTTAAGGGTGAAGAGGTTAAAGACTACAGGTTCAATATGTTGTGGAATGAGGTTTTGTGA
- a CDS encoding DNA circularization N-terminal domain-containing protein, with product MAYIDSLQKVSIQVNGSTVECVAASYKGVPFFFEEASYSGGGRNVQTNSIPFSDNHVNEDTGKGVAKYSFNIYFLGEDAESKKNDFLKACNEAGPGELVHPYFGVFNARCEGGVNLSYNNLQEYISGSVTFVPENDFEIRNVEVSLSGKTRQKAGELRKVSAAKFQDSFKTSGKKKSILDKAVEMSNKAVDAAYSCRKVVQRAAEYVRMVGRIKSNIQAIILAPGDFVARFQNLVTMSAEILGIDADKKESLKNALDLMSFSLPFVDGYHPQIAANKMAMVSLVRMTAASSVAENLVECEFSSVDEAEQVQDDVYDAFEKMLSETDDPELYVVAQELEASALKYLRDGLSNIPYEVDVDIPETNNLLSIVYGVYGSLDLVESVFERNGYRDPLMIKPSDGCLVLCND from the coding sequence TTGGCTTATATCGACTCTCTACAGAAAGTATCTATCCAGGTAAACGGTTCTACCGTTGAGTGTGTCGCTGCATCCTACAAGGGGGTGCCGTTTTTCTTTGAAGAGGCCAGTTATTCTGGCGGTGGTCGAAATGTCCAGACCAACAGCATACCGTTTTCTGACAATCATGTAAACGAGGATACCGGTAAGGGAGTCGCCAAGTATTCTTTCAACATATACTTTCTTGGTGAAGACGCCGAAAGCAAAAAGAATGATTTCCTGAAGGCTTGTAATGAAGCTGGTCCAGGCGAATTAGTCCATCCGTATTTCGGGGTGTTCAATGCACGTTGCGAAGGTGGCGTAAACCTATCTTACAACAATCTTCAGGAATACATTTCTGGATCCGTCACATTTGTTCCGGAAAATGATTTCGAGATAAGAAATGTCGAGGTTAGTCTTTCCGGAAAGACAAGACAAAAGGCCGGGGAACTTCGCAAAGTTTCTGCAGCGAAATTTCAGGATTCTTTTAAGACATCTGGAAAGAAAAAGTCGATTCTCGACAAGGCTGTCGAAATGTCAAATAAGGCGGTTGATGCCGCATATTCTTGCCGTAAGGTTGTTCAGCGAGCTGCTGAATACGTTCGTATGGTTGGCCGTATAAAGTCTAACATCCAGGCTATAATTCTTGCTCCGGGTGATTTTGTAGCTCGCTTTCAGAATCTGGTGACGATGTCGGCTGAAATTCTCGGCATTGATGCCGATAAAAAAGAATCTCTAAAGAACGCCCTTGATCTTATGTCTTTTTCGCTTCCGTTCGTGGACGGATATCATCCGCAAATCGCTGCGAATAAGATGGCGATGGTCTCTCTTGTTCGAATGACGGCAGCTTCTTCTGTAGCGGAAAATCTTGTTGAATGCGAATTCTCAAGTGTTGATGAGGCAGAACAAGTCCAGGATGATGTGTATGATGCGTTTGAAAAGATGCTATCCGAAACGGATGATCCGGAACTTTATGTGGTTGCCCAGGAACTTGAAGCTTCGGCTCTCAAGTACCTTCGTGATGGATTGAGCAATATTCCTTATGAAGTTGATGTTGACATCCCTGAGACGAATAATCTTCTGTCCATTGTTTATGGGGTCTATGGGAGTCTGGACCTTGTTGAATCAGTCTTTGAACGGAATGGCTATCGCGACCCTTTAATGATTAAACCTTCTGACGGATGTTTGGTTCTTTGCAATGATTAA
- a CDS encoding TatD family hydrolase encodes MFIDSHCHLDAYEEYSNESLDSLFARLQAATDAARNAQEDAARGEAQNSAAFPIPDLSSQKSWSSSKSDAPDPNVRMPEAFIHVACDPKDLTRGVELIEKYSFVYGAFGIHPEYVSDTTPEDENRVAELLKHPKCVACGEIGLDYHYGADKKHEQCKLFEHQLGIGIDSGKPLVFHLREADDDALAILRNAQLHGRNIHVHCFTGTPEFVEELLALDANVFIGFTGIVTFKSAQNVRDAAALVPYNQILLETDSPYMAPVPHRGKTCHSGFIPYTAQMLADIKNIPVEELYRQCRENTRNCYGI; translated from the coding sequence ATGTTTATCGATTCCCATTGCCATTTGGACGCTTACGAAGAATACTCCAACGAGTCGCTGGACAGCCTTTTTGCACGTCTGCAGGCCGCTACGGATGCCGCCCGCAACGCACAGGAGGATGCCGCCCGAGGAGAAGCGCAAAATAGCGCCGCCTTCCCTATCCCGGATTTGAGCAGTCAAAAAAGCTGGAGCAGTTCCAAGTCCGACGCGCCGGACCCCAACGTGCGTATGCCCGAGGCATTCATCCACGTGGCATGCGATCCGAAGGATTTGACCCGAGGCGTGGAACTCATCGAGAAGTACAGTTTTGTATACGGTGCCTTCGGGATTCATCCGGAGTATGTCAGCGATACAACACCTGAGGACGAAAACCGCGTTGCAGAACTTTTGAAGCACCCAAAGTGCGTCGCCTGCGGCGAAATCGGCCTGGACTATCACTACGGCGCCGACAAGAAGCACGAACAGTGCAAGCTTTTTGAACACCAGCTGGGCATCGGAATCGATTCCGGAAAGCCCCTGGTCTTCCACCTGAGAGAAGCAGATGACGACGCCCTCGCCATCCTTCGAAATGCTCAGCTCCACGGCAGAAACATTCACGTCCATTGCTTTACGGGCACTCCCGAATTCGTGGAAGAACTGTTGGCCTTAGACGCCAATGTGTTCATCGGCTTTACGGGAATCGTCACCTTCAAGAGTGCCCAGAACGTCCGCGACGCAGCCGCTCTGGTTCCCTACAACCAGATTCTTCTGGAAACGGACTCTCCCTACATGGCACCCGTCCCCCACCGCGGAAAGACATGCCATTCCGGATTCATTCCCTACACCGCCCAGATGCTTGCAGACATCAAGAACATCCCTGTGGAAGAACTCTATAGGCAGTGCCGAGAAAACACACGGAACTGCTACGGAATTTAG
- a CDS encoding phage baseplate assembly protein: MIARAVISACKGSSVDIDLLAGESREDVDFYQQYGFTSKPKGNVKAIALFVGGSRDNGAVVACRGEDSEMNVDLEEGEVAVHSPFGSEIILKKDGSILLRSKDGSGKVRVEGNLNVTGGVLACEDVAAGCADVEGTVVDTGAVHLQLHVHPSAVGPTSPSKGP, encoded by the coding sequence ATGATAGCCCGTGCTGTCATAAGTGCCTGTAAAGGGTCCTCCGTTGACATTGACCTTCTTGCGGGTGAATCCAGGGAAGATGTTGACTTTTATCAGCAGTATGGTTTTACAAGTAAGCCCAAGGGCAATGTTAAAGCCATTGCGTTGTTCGTTGGCGGTTCTCGAGATAACGGTGCTGTTGTTGCTTGTCGAGGTGAAGATTCCGAAATGAATGTTGACCTTGAAGAAGGTGAAGTTGCCGTGCATTCTCCGTTCGGTTCGGAAATTATCTTGAAAAAGGATGGGTCTATATTACTTCGGTCGAAAGACGGTTCCGGCAAGGTGCGTGTTGAAGGGAATTTGAATGTGACCGGAGGCGTCTTGGCTTGCGAGGATGTTGCTGCAGGTTGCGCCGATGTCGAAGGAACTGTGGTTGATACTGGTGCAGTACATCTTCAGCTTCATGTTCATCCGTCGGCTGTTGGCCCGACATCACCATCGAAAGGTCCTTAA
- a CDS encoding DUF5675 family protein, translated as MKLIRFKKTSKVVLGVLLDCVGGTYFTAENAKTLIPEGAYDVEVGYSPKFTPKLNSNVPLLYNAKVPPSRGIRIHPGNNASTESAGCILVGNGCSLVTNKLSNSTEAFKQLVKNCGTVLEITSEV; from the coding sequence ATGAAGCTTATTCGATTTAAGAAAACGTCCAAGGTTGTTCTTGGCGTTTTGTTGGACTGCGTCGGGGGTACTTACTTTACGGCTGAGAACGCAAAGACCTTGATTCCGGAAGGAGCCTATGACGTGGAGGTTGGCTATTCCCCGAAGTTTACCCCGAAACTGAACAGCAATGTGCCACTCCTGTACAATGCCAAGGTTCCGCCTTCTAGGGGAATCCGTATTCATCCTGGGAATAACGCGTCCACTGAGTCCGCCGGGTGCATTTTGGTTGGGAACGGTTGCAGCCTTGTGACCAACAAACTATCAAACAGCACCGAGGCGTTCAAGCAGCTAGTCAAGAATTGCGGAACGGTCCTGGAAATAACCAGCGAGGTCTGA
- a CDS encoding site-specific integrase has translation MRLAEEVARQKSADLDAADNGIQQQIENTHILLIDYIQKTIDGYDNYEFVNSRTSLISLIREFKEFTRVVDINRTWYAEFIQFLFNKGHKTNTVCGRCNIIKAILHKAQLDGIIKQRPDFSGLTPTPEPGQRCFLTIEELRKMAAADFPSRLKNPFLFACFTGLRLNDVRCLKWSDIQDGIIYLRQHKTKQLVQVPISKNAAQFMNARTSDERVFYDFPTCETWYGSKIKQWAKLAGIEKNVSFHVSRHTFATLTLGNGADLFTVSKLLGHTKITTTQIYAKVLDEGRRKAVDAIPEL, from the coding sequence ATGCGACTAGCGGAGGAAGTCGCCAGGCAAAAATCTGCCGATTTGGACGCCGCCGACAACGGGATCCAGCAACAAATTGAGAACACCCACATCCTTCTGATCGACTACATCCAGAAGACCATCGATGGCTACGACAATTACGAGTTCGTCAACAGCCGAACCAGCCTAATTTCACTCATCAGGGAATTCAAGGAATTCACCCGCGTTGTCGACATCAACAGGACTTGGTACGCCGAGTTCATTCAATTTCTATTCAACAAGGGGCACAAGACTAACACGGTCTGCGGTCGCTGCAACATTATCAAAGCTATCCTGCACAAGGCTCAGCTTGACGGCATAATCAAGCAACGACCAGACTTTTCTGGGCTCACCCCGACGCCGGAGCCCGGACAGCGCTGTTTTTTGACCATTGAAGAGCTAAGAAAGATGGCCGCAGCCGACTTCCCCTCCAGACTGAAAAATCCATTCTTATTCGCCTGTTTCACGGGTCTACGATTGAACGACGTAAGGTGCCTGAAATGGTCCGACATCCAAGACGGAATCATTTACCTGAGACAGCACAAGACAAAGCAACTTGTACAGGTACCCATCAGCAAGAACGCCGCTCAATTCATGAACGCAAGGACTTCAGATGAGCGAGTTTTTTACGACTTCCCCACTTGTGAAACCTGGTACGGGTCCAAAATCAAGCAATGGGCAAAGCTGGCTGGCATCGAAAAGAACGTCAGTTTCCATGTCAGCAGGCATACGTTTGCGACCCTGACACTAGGTAACGGGGCTGACCTTTTTACGGTCAGCAAGTTGCTCGGACACACCAAGATCACCACCACACAGATTTACGCCAAGGTTCTGGATGAGGGGCGTCGCAAGGCCGTCGACGCAATTCCTGAACTTTAA
- a CDS encoding phage tail tape measure protein has product MATKVLETVISVVDKTAAPFVLFNKRVEQALRPVHKLEHSLKRLARVSGFNALKDGVREFGRNSKNALQSFTNFGTSIGIVFGAAGFAVAKLNKAVLKLNEIEGNSDLFGIDVKVYQQLEYASKIAGVSMDSVGNSLKKMKLNAVAGSVAFAKVGLSAKKIKADLMSPQKAIVDLADKFKNAGYTSSQKIQIATSIFGKSGVEMIALLNEGGDAIQKWMKESERFGLMDKEQADQAKKYAQSLARLKATFDLLVNSVGMKFLPELLKLVESLTEEFQKNSGKYLEAFDKLKESVPRFVDSLVKNMPKIIDFLGGFLDFIGGLIDRFGVAAPTITVAFGGIVMPLLGIITSICKILWMPVKLIFSAVNFVFRLIGKLKPVGVRVLNFLGKVLSFIPKITKSFKFLTPAVKMFGMAFKTALGPLGWVLFAFEALEPLLDKISERWSEMSFTSFDGLIHSLEIVVECTNEWLDSLGLVGDIIKGIGTVGNKIFDAFLGGPDFSDIGKDDLGSMVFEAANPEKSVGKSSLFQTSTTKTVNNNTKQTMEVLFKGFPQDSIEVRRQGYKDVLYGNMIMPSF; this is encoded by the coding sequence ATGGCTACTAAAGTTCTTGAGACTGTTATTTCTGTTGTCGATAAAACGGCGGCTCCTTTTGTGCTTTTTAACAAGCGCGTTGAACAGGCCTTAAGACCTGTTCATAAACTTGAACATTCACTGAAAAGGCTTGCCCGAGTCAGTGGTTTTAATGCATTGAAAGATGGCGTAAGAGAATTTGGTAGAAATTCAAAAAATGCTTTGCAATCGTTCACGAATTTTGGTACGAGTATTGGCATTGTGTTTGGTGCCGCAGGCTTTGCAGTTGCAAAACTTAACAAGGCTGTTTTGAAACTAAATGAAATTGAAGGAAATTCTGATTTATTTGGAATAGACGTAAAAGTTTATCAACAACTAGAGTACGCGTCTAAAATTGCTGGTGTGTCAATGGATTCTGTTGGCAATAGTTTGAAAAAAATGAAATTAAATGCAGTTGCAGGTTCTGTTGCGTTTGCTAAAGTTGGACTTAGTGCGAAAAAAATAAAAGCAGATTTGATGTCTCCTCAAAAGGCGATTGTTGATTTGGCTGATAAGTTTAAGAATGCTGGGTATACATCGTCTCAGAAAATTCAAATAGCTACATCAATTTTTGGAAAATCTGGTGTGGAAATGATTGCTCTTCTTAATGAGGGTGGTGATGCAATTCAAAAATGGATGAAAGAAAGTGAAAGATTTGGTTTAATGGATAAAGAGCAAGCTGATCAAGCGAAAAAATATGCCCAATCGTTGGCAAGATTGAAAGCTACGTTTGATCTTCTTGTTAATAGTGTCGGGATGAAATTTCTTCCTGAGCTTCTTAAACTGGTCGAATCGTTGACTGAAGAATTTCAGAAGAATAGTGGAAAGTATTTGGAAGCTTTTGATAAGCTTAAGGAGTCGGTGCCTAGATTCGTAGATTCACTTGTGAAAAATATGCCTAAAATAATTGACTTTTTGGGTGGATTTTTAGATTTTATTGGTGGACTGATTGATAGATTTGGAGTTGCGGCACCAACTATTACTGTTGCTTTTGGCGGAATTGTTATGCCTTTGTTAGGCATAATTACGAGTATATGCAAAATTTTGTGGATGCCGGTAAAGTTGATTTTTTCTGCTGTTAATTTTGTATTTCGTTTGATTGGTAAGCTGAAGCCTGTTGGCGTTCGTGTTTTGAATTTTTTAGGAAAAGTTTTGTCTTTTATTCCTAAGATTACAAAATCGTTCAAGTTTTTGACTCCTGCTGTAAAAATGTTTGGTATGGCGTTTAAAACCGCTCTTGGTCCGTTAGGATGGGTTTTGTTTGCCTTCGAAGCTCTTGAACCTTTGTTGGATAAAATATCTGAAAGATGGTCTGAAATGAGCTTTACAAGTTTTGATGGTTTGATACACTCTCTCGAAATTGTTGTTGAATGTACCAATGAATGGCTGGATTCTCTTGGGCTAGTCGGAGACATTATTAAGGGAATAGGTACGGTTGGAAATAAGATTTTTGACGCATTTTTGGGCGGTCCGGATTTTTCGGATATAGGCAAAGATGATTTGGGCTCTATGGTGTTTGAAGCGGCGAATCCTGAAAAAAGTGTTGGTAAATCAAGTTTGTTTCAAACTAGCACCACTAAAACGGTCAATAATAATACCAAGCAAACAATGGAAGTTTTGTTTAAGGGGTTTCCGCAAGATTCAATTGAAGTAAGACGTCAAGGTTATAAAGACGTTCTTTATGGAAATATGATCATGCCCTCTTTTTAA
- a CDS encoding GGDEF and EAL domain-containing protein: MRLFDEKKILRFLLLFAGVFFAAFIPEIIQSSHNVAFVVPYAMADVFLIIVAITYRFPIIGSRRKMRDDVDLVPPPPTSALPIRDFQKDLVEKDELFQMMVDVSSSGFWTFDVATGKVYWSQRAAKLLLADPLKVDDSFDFLKTHILESDWLRFKDALNTSLENGEYFSVRVSLLQSASANEQRVQITGNVQKSEDGRPVRIVGAINECIDHTTSEKQNFYAYRDALTGVYNRKFFLEKLKIDVDVALQRPDYVFAVALLDIDSFGAINTSYSINVGDSVLRIVADRIKAQCRPTDTIARIGPDVFAVVLHNLQSKDSDSEVLPLVRRIHNAVKMPVQIEGRDLYISVSMAVALNRDVDCVEDVMANATASLREMKKSVNHGGIQFFSGGIREKAMKLYKLEFEIRRAIQAQEFVLMYQPIVDITKGNRIAGFEALVRWKQSEQGYISPAEFIPIAEDTGLIIPMGALILRMACIQAKQWVDLGFEDIQVAVNFSAKQFAMDSMVDDIKKVLLETNLNPRNLKLEITEYTAVCEAEKTIEIMKALSNMGLQISIDDFGTGYSSLSYLKRYPIHTLKMDKSFVDHVAEDEEDAAFARMVIGIAKSLNLDLIAEGVETEEQLNFLKDEGCRLIQGFYFSKPLPPELALGYLKEHYAPAEVAKV; this comes from the coding sequence ATGCGTTTATTTGACGAAAAGAAAATTTTGAGGTTCCTGCTCTTGTTTGCAGGGGTTTTCTTTGCCGCATTCATCCCCGAAATTATCCAGAGTTCCCATAACGTCGCCTTTGTGGTTCCTTATGCCATGGCGGATGTTTTCCTGATTATTGTCGCCATTACATATCGCTTCCCGATTATTGGCAGTCGCCGCAAGATGCGTGACGATGTGGACCTTGTCCCGCCTCCGCCTACCAGCGCCTTGCCGATCCGCGATTTCCAGAAGGACCTGGTGGAAAAGGACGAACTGTTCCAGATGATGGTTGATGTTTCATCCAGCGGTTTCTGGACTTTTGATGTGGCGACAGGAAAGGTGTACTGGTCTCAAAGAGCTGCCAAACTTTTGCTTGCTGATCCCTTGAAGGTGGACGACTCGTTTGATTTCCTGAAGACCCATATTCTTGAAAGTGACTGGCTCCGTTTCAAGGATGCCTTGAATACGTCTCTTGAGAATGGTGAATACTTCTCTGTTCGTGTTTCCTTGTTGCAGAGTGCTTCCGCAAATGAACAGCGCGTTCAGATTACTGGTAACGTCCAGAAGAGTGAAGATGGCCGCCCGGTTCGTATTGTGGGTGCTATCAATGAATGTATCGATCATACGACTTCTGAAAAGCAGAACTTCTATGCTTATAGGGATGCTCTCACGGGTGTGTACAATCGAAAGTTCTTCCTGGAAAAACTGAAGATTGATGTAGATGTTGCCTTGCAGCGCCCGGATTATGTTTTTGCCGTAGCCCTCCTGGATATTGATAGTTTCGGCGCAATCAATACGTCCTACTCCATCAATGTTGGCGACTCCGTGTTGCGTATTGTGGCTGACCGCATTAAGGCCCAGTGCCGTCCTACCGATACCATCGCACGAATCGGACCTGATGTTTTTGCTGTAGTCCTTCACAACCTTCAAAGCAAGGATTCAGACTCTGAAGTCTTGCCGCTGGTCCGCCGCATTCACAATGCGGTCAAGATGCCCGTGCAGATTGAGGGCCGTGATCTTTACATCAGCGTGTCCATGGCTGTGGCCTTGAATCGAGATGTGGACTGCGTTGAAGATGTTATGGCGAACGCTACTGCAAGTCTTCGCGAAATGAAGAAGAGCGTGAACCATGGTGGCATTCAGTTCTTTAGCGGTGGCATCCGTGAAAAGGCCATGAAGCTTTACAAGCTTGAATTTGAAATTCGCCGTGCGATCCAGGCCCAGGAATTTGTGCTGATGTACCAGCCCATTGTCGATATTACCAAGGGCAACCGTATTGCTGGCTTTGAGGCATTGGTCCGTTGGAAACAGTCTGAACAGGGTTATATTTCTCCGGCGGAATTTATTCCTATTGCCGAAGATACTGGCTTGATCATTCCCATGGGTGCACTGATTTTGCGTATGGCCTGCATTCAGGCAAAGCAGTGGGTGGATCTTGGTTTTGAAGATATCCAGGTGGCTGTAAACTTCTCTGCAAAGCAGTTTGCCATGGACAGCATGGTCGACGACATCAAGAAGGTTTTGCTGGAAACAAACCTGAATCCCAGAAATTTGAAACTGGAAATTACGGAATACACTGCTGTGTGCGAAGCTGAAAAGACCATTGAAATCATGAAGGCTTTGTCCAACATGGGTCTCCAGATTTCCATCGATGACTTTGGCACCGGTTATAGTTCCTTGTCTTATCTGAAGCGTTATCCGATTCATACCTTGAAGATGGACAAGTCCTTTGTGGACCACGTGGCTGAGGATGAAGAAGATGCGGCCTTTGCCCGAATGGTGATCGGTATTGCCAAGTCCTTGAATCTGGATTTGATTGCTGAAGGTGTTGAAACCGAAGAGCAGTTGAACTTCCTGAAGGATGAAGGCTGCCGCCTGATTCAGGGATTCTATTTCAGCAAGCCTTTGCCGCCGGAGTTGGCGCTTGGTTACCTGAAGGAGCATTACGCTCCTGCAGAAGTCGCGAAGGTTTAA
- a CDS encoding baseplate J/gp47 family protein — protein sequence MAFSVPTLNEFVRISENKMSSAFGGESSVLRKSVTKVIARVFAAVAYLVVLMLQKMWRNSFVTSCDVETLQSNGADFDLPNKPEGYARGRVIVRSENVSARVLQGTIFSTPSGEEFEVVADVVLSGGIGGTPIGVVAVEPGENGNLSAGTELNFRDIVPDGVEKSVFVDDQGFVGGVRIEVLVNGNVEYWGETVEQYRERLLNFKRNQPCGGSDNDYKNWAERFEGVSRCIPLRNCPHVGAVTCVLAHYGDDDHIAVNETVVDDVRDYVTADVRRPVTADVRVVSCTEKRLNFEIKIRPNNSDVQKSVMDSLRIALRNYKPGEFVTNSSLTAELKSSSSAEEVAVYKVNGSTQGFSLAKSEESGYEQPVVDGEVTWSSYADS from the coding sequence ATGGCTTTTTCCGTTCCGACTCTTAACGAATTTGTTCGTATTTCCGAAAATAAGATGTCGTCTGCTTTTGGTGGCGAAAGTTCTGTTCTTCGTAAAAGCGTAACGAAGGTAATTGCCCGTGTATTTGCGGCGGTGGCATACCTCGTTGTGCTTATGTTGCAGAAAATGTGGCGAAATTCTTTTGTGACAAGTTGTGATGTTGAGACACTCCAGAGTAATGGTGCGGATTTTGATTTGCCCAATAAGCCTGAAGGTTACGCTCGCGGCCGCGTGATTGTTAGATCGGAAAATGTATCTGCACGAGTTTTGCAAGGAACTATTTTCTCGACTCCGTCTGGCGAAGAATTTGAAGTTGTTGCCGATGTTGTTCTTTCCGGAGGGATAGGCGGAACGCCTATTGGTGTTGTTGCCGTTGAACCTGGCGAAAACGGGAATCTTTCCGCAGGAACTGAATTGAATTTTAGGGATATTGTGCCCGATGGCGTTGAAAAATCCGTTTTTGTCGATGATCAAGGGTTTGTTGGTGGTGTTAGGATTGAAGTCCTTGTCAACGGAAATGTTGAGTATTGGGGCGAAACTGTTGAACAGTATCGAGAACGGCTTTTGAATTTCAAGCGAAACCAGCCGTGCGGTGGTTCTGATAATGATTACAAGAACTGGGCAGAAAGATTTGAAGGAGTGTCCCGTTGCATTCCTCTGCGGAACTGCCCTCATGTCGGCGCTGTAACTTGTGTTTTGGCTCATTATGGCGATGATGACCATATTGCGGTCAACGAAACTGTTGTTGATGATGTTCGTGATTATGTTACCGCTGATGTCCGAAGGCCTGTTACCGCCGATGTTCGAGTCGTTTCCTGTACGGAAAAACGTTTGAATTTTGAAATCAAGATCAGACCGAATAATTCCGATGTGCAGAAATCTGTTATGGATTCTTTGCGCATTGCATTAAGAAATTATAAACCTGGAGAATTTGTCACAAATTCGTCCTTGACGGCGGAGCTAAAATCTTCCTCCAGTGCGGAAGAAGTGGCCGTGTATAAAGTTAACGGTTCGACGCAAGGTTTTTCTCTTGCGAAATCTGAAGAGTCCGGTTATGAACAGCCTGTTGTAGATGGCGAAGTGACTTGGAGTTCTTATGCTGATTCGTAA
- a CDS encoding DUF2313 domain-containing protein translates to MLIRNYAGKVVVQGGSVYVYGAGFSGSTKAWFGDSEAVVYDYDDGFIQVMAPKTVGILKLYVGGSGANREFVGKVDVTDDTKRLALDNVADHPESDFKQNVCQSLLGLLPRGFSWYKGSDGLFSRLMLGIAGTVVELYRLIAAYRKNVSPTHTDSVAVFESEYRLPEEGVEYEGSDSEQSKKRLLEVYRKACKKGDCTIPYFKSVAALFGMDVEIYEYWKNPERFGGVQDTPERLNFYWMIKQNIPLSDVGFFNCQTECNKPLRWWEKAAFEKLINASIPSHTRCLYAYGEKG, encoded by the coding sequence ATGCTGATTCGTAATTACGCTGGTAAAGTTGTTGTGCAGGGCGGTTCTGTGTATGTGTACGGAGCTGGTTTCTCGGGCAGTACTAAAGCGTGGTTTGGTGATTCCGAAGCTGTTGTCTATGACTATGACGATGGTTTTATTCAGGTGATGGCCCCCAAAACAGTGGGAATTTTGAAACTTTATGTGGGCGGCTCCGGTGCAAATCGTGAGTTTGTTGGAAAAGTTGATGTGACGGATGATACGAAAAGATTGGCTCTGGATAATGTGGCTGACCATCCGGAAAGTGATTTTAAACAGAATGTCTGCCAGTCTTTGTTGGGACTTTTGCCACGTGGCTTTTCTTGGTACAAAGGTTCGGATGGTTTATTTAGTCGTCTGATGCTTGGGATTGCGGGGACAGTTGTAGAACTTTATCGCTTGATAGCGGCTTATAGGAAAAATGTTTCGCCTACACATACAGACTCGGTTGCTGTTTTTGAATCGGAGTACCGCTTGCCGGAAGAAGGCGTTGAATACGAAGGGAGCGACAGCGAACAATCGAAGAAGAGGTTACTTGAAGTTTATAGAAAAGCCTGTAAAAAGGGTGACTGTACTATTCCGTATTTTAAGTCGGTCGCTGCGCTATTCGGTATGGATGTTGAAATCTATGAGTATTGGAAAAATCCAGAACGTTTTGGTGGCGTTCAAGATACTCCGGAACGCCTCAACTTTTATTGGATGATTAAGCAGAATATCCCGTTGAGTGATGTGGGATTTTTTAACTGTCAAACGGAGTGTAATAAGCCACTTCGCTGGTGGGAAAAGGCTGCTTTTGAAAAGTTAATCAATGCATCGATTCCGTCTCATACAAGATGTTTGTATGCCTATGGAGAAAAGGGGTAA